The following proteins come from a genomic window of bacterium:
- a CDS encoding N-6 DNA methylase yields MTFPLKAHHKPVKDYYTALETYARLGFGNEGAVRSAFAELLRHVARAYHLTLIEEFKVERNGSHIFTDGGLVDDFRLVHGYWEAKDTGDDLDREIELKLKKGYPRTNIIFQAPGRAVVIQNGTEVFDSPLDDPENLIEALRVFFVYRRPEIEEWRTAVDEFSVMVRQLAETVLGLIEEERRTNREFVAAYANFSFLCKRSINPNLSDAAIEEMLIQHLLTARIFSKIFNNPEFVQKNIIAAEIEKVISALTVHHFSRGDFLRPLDPFYAAIERTAATIEDYTQKQDFLNTVYEKFFQGFSVRVADTHGIVYTPQPVVNFIVNSVEDILSREFGRSLSDRDVHILDPFVGTGNFIIHVMRKIRKTELPYKYANELHCNEVMLLPYYIASMNIEHEYYTATGDYRPFDGICLVDTFELAEGQQAELFTEQNTQRVQREKSASIFVILGNPPYNAKQVNENDNNKNRKYKIVDERVKDTYAKDSSATNKNALSDAYIKAFRWASDRIGSEGIVAFVSNNSFIDGYALDGFRKSIQKEFSTIYIIDLGGNVRKNPKLSGTTHNVFGIQVGVSINILVKRTIKSQPTAIFYSRTDEFWRKERKYEYLDEKITYNNLEWQTITPDKNHTWLTSELHDDFAGFLPMGTKEGKRADDTGAETIFKNYGRGVATTRDTWAYNFDREKLAVNIKRCIDTYNDHVLRWQEKDKNVTIDDFVEYDDTKLNWSESLKNLLKRGHRIDYEENNIRLSLYRPFTKSYLYYDKYLNERRYQFPHIYPT; encoded by the coding sequence ATGACATTCCCTCTGAAGGCGCACCACAAGCCGGTAAAGGACTATTACACCGCGCTCGAAACGTATGCGAGGCTCGGCTTCGGGAACGAAGGCGCGGTCAGAAGCGCATTCGCCGAGCTGCTCCGCCATGTCGCCCGCGCATACCATCTCACCCTCATCGAGGAATTCAAGGTCGAGCGCAACGGCTCCCACATTTTCACCGACGGCGGCCTCGTGGACGATTTCAGGCTCGTGCACGGCTACTGGGAGGCGAAAGACACCGGGGACGACCTCGACCGTGAAATAGAGCTCAAGCTCAAAAAAGGCTACCCCCGCACGAACATCATCTTTCAGGCGCCCGGGCGCGCGGTTGTCATCCAGAACGGCACGGAAGTGTTCGATTCGCCGCTCGACGACCCGGAAAACCTCATCGAGGCGCTGCGGGTCTTCTTCGTCTACCGGCGGCCCGAGATCGAGGAGTGGCGCACCGCGGTGGACGAGTTCAGCGTCATGGTGCGCCAGCTTGCCGAGACGGTGCTCGGGCTCATCGAGGAAGAACGCCGGACGAACAGAGAATTCGTCGCGGCATACGCGAATTTTTCGTTTTTGTGCAAACGGTCGATCAACCCGAACCTGTCGGACGCCGCCATCGAGGAAATGCTTATCCAGCACCTCCTCACCGCGCGCATTTTCTCGAAGATTTTCAACAATCCCGAATTCGTGCAGAAAAACATCATCGCCGCCGAGATCGAAAAGGTCATCAGCGCCCTCACCGTGCACCACTTCAGCCGCGGCGACTTCCTCAGGCCGCTCGATCCCTTCTACGCCGCCATCGAAAGAACCGCCGCTACCATCGAGGACTACACGCAGAAACAGGATTTCCTCAACACCGTCTACGAAAAGTTCTTCCAGGGATTCTCGGTCAGAGTAGCCGACACGCACGGTATCGTGTACACCCCGCAGCCCGTGGTGAACTTCATCGTCAACTCGGTCGAGGACATCCTCAGCCGCGAATTCGGACGTTCCCTGTCCGACCGCGACGTCCATATCCTCGACCCGTTCGTCGGCACGGGGAACTTCATCATCCATGTCATGCGGAAGATCAGGAAAACCGAGCTGCCGTACAAGTACGCCAACGAGCTCCACTGTAACGAGGTCATGCTCCTGCCCTACTACATCGCCTCGATGAACATCGAGCACGAGTACTACACCGCCACGGGGGATTACCGGCCCTTCGACGGCATCTGCCTCGTGGACACCTTCGAGCTCGCGGAAGGGCAGCAGGCGGAGCTGTTCACCGAACAGAACACTCAGCGGGTACAGCGCGAGAAAAGCGCGTCCATTTTCGTCATCCTCGGCAATCCGCCTTACAACGCCAAACAGGTCAACGAGAACGACAACAACAAAAACCGGAAGTACAAAATTGTCGACGAACGTGTGAAGGACACCTATGCAAAGGACTCGTCGGCCACAAACAAAAACGCCCTTTCGGACGCGTACATCAAGGCGTTCCGCTGGGCTTCCGACCGCATCGGCAGCGAGGGGATCGTCGCGTTCGTGTCCAACAACAGCTTCATCGACGGGTATGCGCTCGACGGGTTCAGGAAAAGCATACAGAAGGAATTCAGCACGATTTACATTATCGATCTGGGTGGTAATGTCAGAAAAAACCCGAAATTATCGGGCACGACTCACAATGTATTCGGGATACAGGTCGGCGTAAGCATCAACATTCTGGTTAAAAGAACGATAAAAAGTCAACCGACGGCAATCTTTTATTCACGAACCGATGAATTCTGGCGTAAAGAGCGGAAATACGAATATCTGGACGAAAAAATAACGTACAACAATCTCGAATGGCAAACCATAACACCCGACAAAAACCACACATGGCTGACCTCGGAACTGCATGATGATTTTGCAGGATTTCTCCCCATGGGGACGAAGGAAGGAAAACGGGCGGACGATACCGGAGCGGAAACCATTTTCAAAAACTACGGGCGTGGAGTTGCAACGACACGTGACACCTGGGCGTACAATTTCGACCGCGAAAAACTCGCCGTTAACATAAAGCGCTGCATCGATACATACAACGATCATGTTCTCCGATGGCAGGAAAAAGATAAAAACGTCACTATAGATGATTTTGTCGAATATGACGATACTAAACTAAACTGGTCAGAAAGTTTGAAAAATCTTCTTAAAAGAGGACATCGCATAGA